In the genome of Stomoxys calcitrans chromosome 4, idStoCalc2.1, whole genome shotgun sequence, the window GAAAGGTTTTAATTAAAAGAAAcaacattaaattaaatggaaGAGCCACATTTTGCAATACGAAAAAAATTTACCTTTCCTAGTTGAGTTAAAAATGAGGGCTGCAGACGACTCTTATAAACTATCTGCTATAAATTGGATTCCTTGATATTTCCAtgagattttccatgaaattttctctaaagacacaatttttcatgaaaatttcttctTAAAAGAGAATTCATttctctttaaagacaaaatttccatgaaatttctaccaaattttctccaaacacaaaatttccatgaaatttactcCAATGATAAAATTTCCGTAAAATTtttgctatagaaaaaatttccatgaaatagtctctaaagacaaaatttaattttaaaaatttaagacaaaatccttatgaaattttctccaacgaCAAAacttttataacatttttatgaaatattgctGAATTGCTATaacattttctcttaagacaaaatttccattaaattttctatgaaattttcaacaaatttttatgaaattttctctaaagacaaaatttgcatgaaattttcaacaaatttttatgaaatattctctaatgacaaaatttctataaaattttctctaaagacaaaatttctatgaaaatttctcttaagacaaagtttccattaaattttctatgaaattttcaaaaaatgtttatgaaattttctctaaagacaatatttgcatgcaattttcaacaaatttttatgaaattttctctaatgacaaaatttctattaaactttctctaaagacaaaatttccatgaaatttttaaaaaaaatttttatgaaattttctccaaagacaaatatccatgaaattttctctaaagacaaaatatccatgaaattttctctaaagacaaaatatccatgaaattttctctaaagacataatatccatgaaattttctctaaagacaaaatttctatgaaattatctctaaagacaaaatgtccttgaaattttctctaaaaacaaaatttccatgaaacttcctctaaagagaaaattttcgtgaaatttttaacaattttttatgaaattttctctaacgacaaactttctatgaaattttctctaacgacaaaatttctatgaaattttctctaatggcAAAGTTTCTATaggttttctctaaagaaaaagacaaaatttccatgaaattttcaacaaatttttctctaaagacaaaatttccacgaaattttcaataaatttctatgaaaattcctcTAACGatacaatttctatgaaatttcctctaacgacaaaatttctataaaattttctctaaggactaaatttctatgaaattttctctcagacaaaattgttataaaattttctctaaagacaaaatttctatgaaattttctctaaagacaaaatttctttaaaattttctctaaagacaaaatttctatgaaatttcctcttacgaccaaatgtctatgaaatttcctctaacgaaaaaatttctatgaaatttcctctaacgacaaaatttctaggaaatttcctctaacgacaaaatttctatgaaatttcctctaacaacaaaatttctaggaaattttctctaaggactaaatattaatgaaattttctctaagacaaaatttttatgaaattttctctaaagacaaaatttctatgaaattttctctaaagacaaaatttctatgaaattttctctaaagacaaaatttctatgaaattttctctaaagacaaaatttctatgaaattttctctaaaaacaaaatttctataaaattttcgctaaagataaaaatttccctaaccgtagcgcagaggttagcatgtccgcctatgacgctgaacgcctaggttcgaatcctggcgagactatcagaaaaaaatttcagcggtggttttcccctcctaatgctggcaacatttgtgaggtactatgccatgtaaaacttctccccaaagaggtgtcgcactgcggcacgccgttcggactcggctataaaaaggaggccccttatcattgagcttaaacttgaatcagactgcactcattgatatgtgcgaaatttgcccctgttccttagtggaatgttcatgggcaaaatttacaaatttgcaaaatcctAACCCTAATCCTAatcctaaccctaaccctaagcctaagcctaaccctaaccctaaccctaaccctaaccctaaccctaaacctaaccctaaccctaaccctaaccccaaccctaaccctaaccctaaccctaaccctaaacctaaccctaaccctaaccctaaccctaaccctaaccctaaccctaaccctaaccctaaccctaaccctaaccctaaccctaaccctaaccctaaccctaaccctaaccctaaccctaaccctaaccctaaccctaaccctaaccctaaccctaaccctaaccctaaccctaaccctaaccctaaccctaaccctaagcctaaccctaaccctaaccctaaccctaaccataaccctaaccctaaccctaaccctaaccctaaccctaacccaaACCCAAActctaaccctaaccctaaccctaactctaaccctaaccctaaccctaaccctaaccctaaccctaaccctaaccctaaccctaaccctaaccctaaccctaaccctaaccctaaccctaaccctaaccctaaccctaaccctaaccctaaccctaaccctaaccctaaccctaaccctaaccctaaccctaaccctaaccctaaccctaaccctaaccctaaccctaaccctaaccctaaccctaaccctaaccctaaccctaaccctaaccctaaccctaaccctaaccctaaccctaaccctaaccctaaccctaaccctaaccctaaccctaaccctaaccctaacctcaGTTACATGACCTTGAccaaaacaaatataaacaaaaaatatttaactgcCATTGTGATAGTTTGTCAATGTAAGGTTTGTTtcctaagtcttttgtttattaATTTCTTTTGCCTAAGTCCACCACTACCAATTATTtgcctaataaaaaaaaacaagagacAACATCTCTCTGGCATATTTTCAAGCTCGCTTTCAGTCATATTTAATTACCGTTATCAAGGATTTTTTCAAGTAATGCCAGATAAATGCACAAAACATAAATTGCGGGcaacaattttatgtttttgggcTTTCGATGAACGTGCAAATATTCAAATGTCACTgaagcaaagaaaaaatttttaaattaaagtttttgcagaaaaaaacaacaacagcagtgaGCTGGCAATGGTGGTTAACCAATATGTGAATGTAGTGCTACTCTCAAgccaatgaaataaaattcaCACTTTTAAAAACAAGCAGTGTAGTCAGTGgaggatttttttcaatttgtgttttttttttcatttgttgttgatgttaaaTAATGTGCGATGTGTAAGAGTTTTATTACATAGAGAGAAGCGATTAAAATCATTGCAAGTTATTTCATTCgaacaaaaatattaataaatttgtttttgctttttctttaaatttaagctTCAGCGACAATCGGGCACAGCAACATGACAGCACACTCCAACAAACAAATCCTCAAATGTTGCATTACCAACAActacaagaacaacaacgaCACTTGTATTACCAACAATTACAACAGGAGGAACaactgcagcagcagcaacaacggccaccaccaccaacacagCTGCAACAAATCCTCTACGAGCcaaaacagcagcagcaactggCTGTCGCCTTTGTCACTCCAGTAGCACAGTCAACAGAAATCACCACTCCATCACCGTTGGCTATAACCCAGGCAACAGTGCATCCAAACTTACAACATCAGGCAAAACAGACATTTttagcaccaccaccaccgccaccagAAATTGTGTCACACGCAACTGGCAACGAAGCATCACCACCATCGCCATCCATAAACCTAAAATTATATCAAAGTCTGCCACCACCATCAGAGCACCAACGCAACCAATTGCCCGAATATGCAATTGCCACGGGTGTAAAATATGCTACCATCAACCAACACCATAATAAACCATATAGTCAACCAGCAGCACCCCCATCACCTATTGAACGTCATCCTGCCGAGGTATATGGCctaccaccccaaaccccaggCAAACATTCTAAACAAGTCTTATATGCTCCCATGCGTTTCGATCGCAAATTGCCTTATTCCTCAAAAACCTTCCCCTACCCACCCTCATTTATCTCCCTGACCACCACCGAAAGGCCTGTGAAATATGAGCAGCAGCATTTTGCTTCTCCCCCACAACACTACTATTCTTATGATCACAAATCGGCCTACAACAAGATACCTGATTTATTTGATCATCGCAATGCCAAATCTCTGTTGGACTCCTACATACCCAGTTGGCAGGTGGTGAAAATGCTGCAAAGTTTTCAGCAGCAACCGCAACACCAGGGTGGGAATATAAATCATAATGGCAATTTGCAAACCTTGGCAACACCCTATAAGGGACACTTTAAAAGGAATGCCAGTAATCagggaaatttttaaatagcTAAAAAAAAGAGTCGTAAggttttaagtatttttttattattatataacTCGTTtatttaaagtgtttttttttttaattgtaaatgtttttatgttacctaaattatttttaataaaaacaaccaTTAAATGAAAGCAAAGGAACAACtagttgatatatattttttaagtcagaataaacaaaaaataaaagaaaaaaccttTAAAGGTGCTGGACAGTCAGACAGAAATTCCTTTCGTTATGGCCATAGGCAGTCTAAATGCCAGGAAAAATGTTACACTCTCACAATCGGGACTTATGTAAAAGGTATGGCAACACTCAAAAACCCTGAATTTAAAGATAGTCAAATCtatcgtagcacagaggttagcaagtccgcctagacgctgaaagcctgaatTCGAGTCCTggtgaaaaaaaaagagaaaattttcagaggtggttaccccctcccaatgctggcgacatttgtgaggtactttgccatgtaaaaacttctctccatagaagtgttgcattgcggcacgtttttcggactcggctataaaaaagggggCCCTTATCATAGAACTTAAACCTAaatcgcacagcactcattgatatgtgagaagtctgcccttaatggaattttaatgggcaaatttgcatttgcattttcgaAATCGAAAATTGACCTTGCAAATATATTTCTCAGAAACCTTCTCAGCATTAACAACAGAACAAAATGATTTGAATACGAAATAACACCACCATagaatttgtcaaaaatttacaCATTACTAGCTGaaatgtatgcccatagtggcatggagcggattaatatgcgCACCCGGTAACCTAACTCAGATTATAATAGTTTAGGAAGGGTTCTGAGATTAAGGATgtgagctatttccaaatatgattcgatttggaCGAGTTGCAAACCataaaaccccataaaaagtatttgttaaaaatattgaaGCGTTTTGCTTCATATGTTCTCACAAACAGATGGACAGCAAAGGGATAGGCTCACGAAccgagagacagacagacggatagataaACGAAGAGAgaaacagaaagacagacaggcggacaaagagacagatagacggagatACAGATAGGTAGAccaacagaaagacagacagacggacagagagacgaaGAGAGATACAGACAGACATCCAAAgagacaaacagatggacaaaGACACGGGCAGGTAAGccgacagaaagacagacagacgaacagacatgcctgcctgtctgtctgtagactgagagacagacagacacagacagacagaaggccAAAGAGCGATACAGATGGACATAGATACTGATAGGCAGGCCgaagaaagacagacggacagacagacgaacagatagaaggatggacaggcagacacgccgacagatggactgacagacatacggacagaagACAGATGGACGCAGTCAAATAGATAGActgccagacagacggacgaacgtatGGAAAATGGGACGAACATgcgatttatttgaattttttcaattaaatttctatAACAATATCCAACATCGacctgccacataaaccgttttttcggttataaagggtgattttttagttatttaGCTATTTTGGCATcaatggtttaaacagctcacgcacgtttcgttgGTCTATAAATTAATTTGGTTGATCTATAATTTAAGTTGGTCAATGATTTAAACATGAATcgccttacaaacgaacaactcttgcaaatgattgaattttattatcaaaatgcatgctctgttaagaaagttaatcgcgcgcttcttccatcgATCGAAggagctcatttttggttcaatgggtacgcaaataagcagaattgtcgattttggagtgaagatcagccataagtattgcaagagctaccaatgcatccagaaaaagtcacagtttggaggtgtttatgggctggtggcatcattggaccgttcttcctcaaagatgatgcgaatcgtaacgtaactgtgaatggtaaacGCCAACGTAAGAtgttttccaacttttttttgcccaaaatgcaagagcttgacttgcatgacatgtggtttcaacaagacggtgccacatgtcacacagcacgcgtaacaataggCTTATTGAGGGGCGagctcggtgaacattttatttcatgttcgggaccggtAAATTTGCTTCCTAGATCGTGCTATTTAAGctgatgtctatacagacaagcccgcttcaattgacgcattggcaGACAATATTGAGGtatttattcatgagataccggccgaaatgttggaaagagtatgccaaaattggattaagcggatggaccatttgaggcccaGTTAcggccaacatttgcatgaaataatcttcaaacattaaataatatggaccgtactatcgattcacataaagatttcatgcagtttatgtgttttttttttttttgaaaatctttcttatagctcttaaaaattcaCGAtttatatccatagttatatcaaaatatgggccgatctggatTCAGGTATCGACAAGTCTTATACAAGTcatagtttcaaatttcagcgaattcgggtaataaaaattacttaatgggcttaaaaatcaaaaacggCAGATAAGCCTACACGGTGCCCATATCCAAGcatggtccgatttaaaccatatttattcGGAAAGCCGggctgttcaaaattttagcgaaatagggtagtaaatgcgccttttatggccttgaaactcttaatcggcagattaggcggttcatatgacagttatatcaaaagatgatccaatctggaccatattcagttTGGACAACGAGAGGCAAATTTCAACTCATTGTTCTACATTTCAATCGGGTACtatatgcggcttttatggtttTAAGACGCTAAATCAGcatatcggtcgatatggcagctatatgttaaCAGGgctcgatatgaaccatattcgataacctaatacaactcacttatccaaatttgaataaatgcagcttttatgggctgggATTGATCTAGACTGGGATTGATCTAGACtatattcggttcggatatcgacgggCTTCATGAAACTCACCGttcctaatttcggcgaaatcgggtaataaatgggcctgttataagcttaagaccctaaatcggcagatcggcctatatggcaactgtgtccaaatatggttcgatctcgACTTTATTCGGTTTAGATATTgcgaaaaatgcaaattttgcccatgaacattccactaaggaacaggggcaaacttctcacatatcaatgagtgcagtccgattcaagttttaaggtcaatgataaggggcctcctttttatagccgagtccgaacggcgtgccgcagtgcgacacatctttggagagaagttttaaatggcattgtacctcacaaatgttgccagcattaggaggagaaaaccaccgctgaaaatttttttctgttggtctcgcctggatacgaacccaggctttcagcgtcataggcggacattctaacctctgcgctacggtggcttagATATTGACAGGCTTAAtgaaactccctgtttcaaattttagcgaaataggacaacaaatacgggttttatgggcttaagatcccaaatcggtagattgatttatacggcagctatatccaaatatgaaccgatttgtcctGTTTAAGAACAAAACCTGAAGATATACAGATCTGTGTAGAATTTCAGCCCAACGTCTCAATTTTTGAGACCTATAGTGTGATTACAACtggcggacatcgttaaattgtcttagaattttacgaagatCAAAAATTTGTACACGAGGTCTTATCGAAAAAAAAccgttattttcaaattttttgagttacgtatgttcgattttcgcatttttatacccagcaccatagaatactaatttcgtcattctgtttgtaaaacacctcaaaatatgagtctaagaccccataaagtataaatactcttaatcgtcatgacattttaagtctgtccgtccttccgtccgtctgtctgtcaaacgCATGCtatcttttgaaggagtaaagcaaggcgcttgaaattttgctcaaatatacaaaatgatataactgccatataaactaatcttcgctcttgatttcttgaggccctagagggcataattcctatccgatttgactgaaattcagcatgaggggttttgttatgacttccaacaactgcttcgagtatggcgcaaatcggtacataacccggtataactgccatataaaccgatcttgggtcttgacttcttgagcctctagagggagcaattctcatccgatttgactgaaatattgcacgcggtgttatggtatcacttctaataactgtgctaagcatggtctaaatcagtttaaaacctgacatagctgccatataaactgatcttgggtcttgacttcttgagcctctagagggcgcaattctcatacgatttgactgaaattttgcacgcagtgttttgttataacttccaataactccaCTAAGTATAAcgcaaatgggttcataacctggtatagctgccatataaaccgatcttgggtcttgacttcttgagcctctagagggtgcaattctcgtccgatttgactgatattttgttgtggtatcacttccaataactgtgccaagtatggttcaaatcggttcataacctggtatagctgccatataaaccgatcttggaacttgacttcttgagccactagagggcgcaattctcatacgatttggctgaaatttagcatgaggtgttttttacgactttcaacaactgtgattagtatggcgcagatcggtccataactgcctataaatcgatctgggatcttgacttcttgagcctctagagggcgcaattctcatcggatttgaccaaaattttgtaatacagcttctcccataaccttcaacatacttgtccaatatggtctgaatcaatctatagcttgatacaacttacatataaacccatctcctgattttgcttcttgagcccctaaaagcgcAGTTCTTAcctgaatggaatgaaatattacacaatgacttctgcaatgttcaatattaaatttaattatggttcgaatcggactataacttgatatagcataacagttcttattcattattctttggttgcttaaaaagagataccgcgcaatgaactcgacaaatgctatccatggtggaggttatataatattcgacccgaccgaacttagcacgcttttacctttTTTCTGTTATGTTGGTACACATATATGTTGGTAATATCAGCCTCTTTGGATTGCCAGTTTGTATTCAGTTTGGTGTAACTTAAAAGCGAGTTTCAGAAATGTTTTGAGGattagaaaaaatggaaaaaattggaaaaatatctAAGGGAATTACTTTGAAGGGGACAGCATagctattaataaataattaaaaacttttgaaaaattttaaatcatggTTAATTTTTTGACCAGATTCGTTCTTtttagagtcggaaatggatatttcgatgtgttgcaaaggaaaTGACTATATCTATACCCAccttgatggtgggtatacaaattagtcgaaataaaaatttttagtaaaaataaaCCATCTGGTTAAaaaccttaaaattttttaaaaatagcaGATAGAGCAAAACCATGTTTATCTACTCCATACCTTACTCCAAACATCATTAGAAACAAAAACCTTAAAGACTGTTTTTTGAGACTTACTTTGTTTTTTGTATGACACCCTTTTACTTTCGTTTTAAGATAGCTTTGTTTGGCCAAAAATTAGCCCCATAAATCATGATTATGATTAGAAAATGTGTGGTTTATAGCTTGGAATTAAGATATGGCACAtttcgttgaaaaaaaaaatggagaaaaactAAACT includes:
- the LOC106087847 gene encoding basic-leucine zipper transcription factor A, with protein sequence MKCFTFALLFTSALVINQAKIIQATQHYAYKAKEDHQHNHQLKPMHQYQTQANPSNQVSQPLKRAQEIVASYNTYDSIHHPQGVHSPPQPSPSGHSSSAQSYQKRYTNVQYNVLQNLDHAETGREYHQSQPLVYNLREMSQQEKPSLLALLKRQQQELSEGYATFLQDEQEQQQHSGSFSDNRAQQHDSTLQQTNPQMLHYQQLQEQQRHLYYQQLQQEEQLQQQQQRPPPPTQLQQILYEPKQQQQLAVAFVTPVAQSTEITTPSPLAITQATVHPNLQHQAKQTFLAPPPPPPEIVSHATGNEASPPSPSINLKLYQSLPPPSEHQRNQLPEYAIATGVKYATINQHHNKPYSQPAAPPSPIERHPAEVYGLPPQTPGKHSKQVLYAPMRFDRKLPYSSKTFPYPPSFISLTTTERPVKYEQQHFASPPQHYYSYDHKSAYNKIPDLFDHRNAKSLLDSYIPSWQVVKMLQSFQQQPQHQGGNINHNGNLQTLATPYKGHFKRNASNQGNF